The Elaeis guineensis isolate ETL-2024a chromosome 11, EG11, whole genome shotgun sequence genomic interval AGATCTAGTCCTGATAACTAAGTGCAGTTGGTGGCATTTAATGGCGCTTCTGCACTTATCTGGAGAGTAATGCTACGCCAACACAGATAAATCATCACTCAAAAAAAGTCAAGGATCTTGCACCAATCACTTTGCTTTATTAAATGGCACATTTGACGATACCAATTCCAACAGAGCTATCCGAATACGACGTAATTAGACATAAGTATGTAGCGTTTACTCGTTAAGAAGCAGTACATATAATTAGACATACAACTTTTTCGCGGTAAAGAAAGAAAGGTCACATAGTTAACGACAATACAGATACGTAACTTTCAAGCAATACTAAAACGGCCAAATTAAGATGGCCATGCGACGTACATACTGCCCACTTTAATCTGCCCCTCCAATCCCTCCGCCTCACCCAGCACCACCGCCGCTACCAAGCCCACCACCACCACCTGCACCGCCTCGACCACCTAATCCGATGCCAAGACTCCCACCCTTACCAAAACCATCACAGAGTCCACCACCGTCACAAGAGCCACCACCGAGCCCACCGCCCTTACCGAATCCGCCGCCGACGCCATGGCCACCACCCTTGCCAAACCCACCGCCAAAGCCACCACCCTTACCGAAGCCATGGCCACCGCCAAGACCGCCACCCTTGCCAAACCCACCGCCGAAGCCACCACCCTTACCGAATCCACCACCGAAGCCATGGCCACCACCAAAACCACCACCCTTGCCAAATCCACTGCCGACGCCACCACCCTTGCCGAATCCGCCACCGAAGCCATGGCCACCACCAAAGGCACCACCTTTGCCAAACCCACCGCCGAGGCCACCACCCTTACCGAATCCACTACCGAGGCCGTGGCCGCCGCCAAAGCCACCACCCTTGCCGTATCCGCCACCGAAGCCATGGCCACCACCCTTTCCGAATCCGCCACCGAGACCACCACCCTTGCCGTATCCGCCACCGAAGCCATGGCCACCCCCTTGCCAAACCCACCGCCGAGGCCACCACCCTTACCGACTCCGCCACCGAGGCCATGACCACCACCAAAGCCACCACCCTTGCCGAATCCGCCACCGAAGCCATGGCCACCACCCTTGCCGAATTCGCCACCGAAGCCATGGCCACCACCCTTACCGAACCCAAGACCCCCACCTAGCCCATGGCCGAACACTCCACCGTTTTTGTTCCAAAGAAACTTTTCCTCTCCATCACCACTCGCCAGTTGCCTCCCCACTGCGTTCACCACAAAGCCACTCAAACAGAGCAGCAGCATCGAGACCGCTGCCCACCCATCCCCGCTACCCATCCTCTTACgcttttgctcttttttttttttccttgctaACCAGTGGCTTGAGGCCGGGACGGAGAGTTCgggcccttttataggcgggcGCCGGCCCGGGCCCAATAAATGAACCCAACGCTCCGTCGCTCGCCGCTCGGGACTCGTTTGATTGAGAGGAAGAATTGCTCTTACAAGgagttaattttttaaaaaattattttttaaaaataaaattttagatgttTGGTtgttcatgaaaaaaatgattaacCATAAGGTAGCTTACATTTAGTTGATTTTAACATATTTGATTGATCATGAGAAGATGATTAATTATAAAGTAGCTTACATTTAGTTgagtatctatttttttaaaaaaattatataaaatatctattataccaTTAGGAGATATAAGATCATATTTTTttactcataaattttatataaatataaatattatatttatattaatataaaatataatattaatatattataatataatatgagaTCATAAtgatttattatgttaatataatactaatatatattaatattatattaatattttaatatgataaatttattaatatagatattaaatataatataatattaatatattaatataagtattatattaatattaataaaaatattatattaatattaatattaaaatataataaatattataatattaatattatattcatataaatattaagatagtattaatatagtattatatCATTATCCAGTATTTTATCGTAActgatattttacaaaattttagtcatagatcttaaaaagatattttgagaTAGAGAAAAATACCATGACTTTCTATCTCACGGGAAGTACCAAAATCCACTTCTCCTATGGATTTTCACTTCCTATGAATTGTGGAAAGTAACTTTTCATGGGAAGAGtttttttcactttttctttttaaaatttcattCAAACAAGAAGTCCCTTCTTCACTTCTACTTTTCCCTCCACTTCTTGGCATCAACCAAATGAatacttagattaaatttgatgcaTTACCAGACAGTGATAATCTAGATTATCTGTAATTTGGATAGATTGctagtaatgttgattactgtgtttggtacacgcaggtaatattgcagtaaaattactgagaatcttgattgacatgtttggtatgtcaatcagattactgataatgtaacatcaaatttttaaaatatttttaaatcaaatttattaaaaatcacacaccatgcacaaaatttttaatttttcaaaataaaagaataaaaatattatatatatatatattatattatatatataataataataataatatttttttttctttccttctccttctcctgcacGCCACAACCCCCCACCCCCAACTATGCCGCCTTTGGCCGTCCGCCCTCAGCCCTCCGACAGTAGCATCTCCGGCACCATCCCTGGCCCTCCGACCGTCCATGCTACCTCCTGCACCATCCCCTGGCCCTCCGATGAACCCGCACCCCATGCCCTCCACAGGTGCCTCCATCGCCGTCTTCACCCACCCGCACCACTGCCCTCACTCACGTCATCGATCCCCCGCAAACCCCCCTCCTGCGGCCGTCCGACACGGCATCGCCGGCAGTGATTGGCTTCGCTTGATGATCCCCACCAAGCCCGATCTTTCTCTTCCTtacatcaaacaaaaaaaaagtggAGAGAAAGGGACCGTCAACTCTTTCACGCCATGTCCTTCTTTTTCTCCATGTAGTGATTGCAGACCGTCGTTCGGAGAGATGGCTGTGACTTCGATGGCAACATTTGGGCAGTCGTTGGCGTCGGATGTGGCTTGCCGATGGCCTAGTTAACCAAacaaacaaaaacaaaaagaggGAGGAGGGGTCATCGGATCTCGTCTTAACTGGCATTTTCTCTTTGCTTTTCGATGGCTACCGATGACCGATAGTTGGAAGATGATAGGCCCGTTAATTCATCAATTTTGGAACCATTGTCGGTCAGATTTTGTGGAGGAGGGCGTTAATTTTGGCCCCTCCTCTTTCTACTGTCCATCGTGAGAAAAAAAATTgtccaaatttttaaaaatatttttatttaaaaaaattattataaaattattaaatacaTAATAATTTAGATAACTATCTTTTCTGTTGataattcaaattatcaatttaaaaaatatatcaaatatgcCAATCTATCTTTATATCACTGATGATCTGGATAGATCGTCGGCCACCAAACGCATCCTTGAAGTCAAAAGAGTGTTGTCTTAAAGGCTCGGCGTTTTGCCAGTTGGCCGTGATAAAAGCGCCAGGTCATTAGGGAAGGTACACAAACGTCGGGGTCATTCTAGCATTGAAACGCATTGAAACGGATAGTAGGTTCCATAATTTTCTCGAACTACGTTTTTTTCTTTAGTTTGGTCCCCACGCAGTGCTCTTGCTGCTCCCTATGCATCGCCCCTATCGGAGGGACGCGCGTGcccgagagagagaggaggaggaggaggacaagGCGGCCTCCCGTGGTGTCGGCGCCGCTCCCTATGCATCGCCATCATCCGCAGAGATGCGCGCATGAGAGAGAGGAAGACGAGTAGGAGAGCCGCTCGAGGAGgcgtaggaggaggaggaggcctcTCACAATGCCGCCACTGCTCACCATGCATCTCCACCACCGACGGGGGCGCAAGAGAAAGTgaataggaggaggaggagagctgCTCGAGAGGAAGAAGCGCCTCGCAGTGCCGCCGCAACTCGACAGGCATCACTTCCACCGGCGAAGAgatgcgtgcgtgcgtgtgtgtgaaagagagagagaggagagggccgCTTGAGGAGGTGGAGGAAGTCCTCTTGATGCCTCCTTACCATGCGTCGCTGCCAATAATggggatgagagagagagagagagagagagagagagagagagagaaggaggaggaggaggaggaggatcgcgtatggagagggaggaggaggaaagcTTGGAGATGAAGCGGGCAGAGATCGTGGGAGGGGTTGATAACCTGCTGACATTTGGTTCCAGCATAATGCCACTAATACCTAAGCATTAGACGGTCgggcaatttttattttttttgtacaaaataatataaaagagtaCAGCGGCAAAACCCATGAAGAAATTATTGTCCGTACTTCATGCACCAACTTTGTCATGCATGCAATCAATCACGGCCACTGCTTCTTAATTATGATGATGCATTGAGATATATATTTGATGAATGAAGCGTATAGAAACCAATGGTTATTATTGACTATGTGCATATATTAACCGCTAGTTTCTGTGATGGTGCATTGTGATGGACCAGCAAGTTACAGATGtgaaattgatcttttaactatgTCCAACCACCAATGCATTGAGATACGCATTTGATGAATCAAGCTCAGAAACCTGTGGTCGTTGTTGGCTACGTGGACAATCCCATGTTGCATGCGGTTTAAGTAATAATTTCTCAAGATACATGGGTCTAGCATAATTTGgttcaaattatttttaattttcatataaGAGAATGAacatttttttttcatgagatcAACCATTAGGTCACATCTCACATAGACCTCAAACACTCCAAGTTCTCATATTCCTTGTTTGCATAGATCTCGGAATGATAATTGTGCGATTCATGGATTCATGTGAAGGGAGGCGAATTCTTCTTTATAGAGCTCTTTTAGGTTGCCATTAGTCTACCATCTAGCGTACAAGCCTCTTCTTACGCATCTCAATGGTTCATAAATCCGGCTACTTTTTGTTTAGGTTGTTTTAACTTTCTTGGGATGACATATTCCTTTTGGTAGAGTGAGTGGCTTTTTGTGTGGGCTTAGAAAATGGCTTTAAAAGTATGCTTGCACTCTAATGTGATCGACACCGACAAAGTAGGAGAAGGTCTTTGTCGCACGTCCTAATCATACTTTCTGAGTCATATAACCATTGAATACCTACGCAGTCTAATCTAAAATCCATCGTATCAAGTAACCATAAAAGCAATAAAAAATGTTCTCTTTATTTTCTCGTCTCATTCATTTATCTATTCATTCATGTACGCACACTTTTATTCATTCCTTCACCAATAAAGTTCCATTAATTACAAACAGATGCATCAACTTAAATATTTGCTATAAGAGAATTAACACTACAATTTTAGATTTTGTAGACAATGTTTATTTATTAATCCTAAGTATCACcggataaaagaaagaaaatatcttgGACACCATCCGGTTCTTATTCTCTTTATTAGTTGGGAGAAGATAGCTTCGATGAGTTGTCTAGCCAATAATGGATTGGTCAAAGCTGACTCACCGATCAGGATTCGGATGTCGAAGAAGGTGAGAAAGCCCGCGGACAACCCATCATCAGCAGAAGTAGCCGGCACCTTCCTCCGATCTCCAACCGACGATCGCACACTTGAGAACATCGAAAAgtcagtacttgactgcacctgagACTGCTCCACTAGAGGAACTGCTGGCGCAGCAGTAGATTGTTCGAATTCGACCACGACTGCTGATTCGATCCGAACCCCCACTGATGGAGCCGCTGATGGTTCTATCGAGGCCCTTTCATCTCTCGTCATCCCGACTCTAGCGAACGGTGCATTAGTTTGAGGAAGCATTGTCGGGGCCGACAACGCTAAGATTGGCTCGAGAGCTGTCTCCGACGGAATGTTGGGTTCCCTTGCTGGTACCGACGGAGTGTCAATCCGACTCTTTCTCGATGGTCAAGAAGATCCAGCATCAGTCGCTGCCCTTTTCTTGGCAGCATGCAGGCGGATGTCGACAGTCAAAACTCATGCCCTTGTCCACATAGCTGCAATCGAAGGAAAAAGATCAGTACAGAATTcagaaacaaataaaaaaaaagtgaaatgACCGACTATGTTATACCTAAGGAAGTTACCAAACTAAGTCCGGTATCATAGAAAGTTTGTTCGGTCATCAGCTTTCGCTGCAGTGGAACTTTCATATCCTTTAGTCGAAGAAAATCTTTCCGATCAATGATATCCACCCGACTATTTTCGTTGGAGTCAGTTCTCGGATCACCCCAATACGAAGGAAAGCcccaggaagaagaagaagaagcaaagaaaaattagttCTTCTATCCATGAAAGGATGATAAAAGATCGGAGATAAAAGAAAAACCCTTCCTCAGATTGAAAAACTATCAATCCTTGATCTTAGGATGAGGATAGAGAACAAAGGAAGTCTGAAATAAAGAGGAACGAGGATTAGTCAGAATAAAATGACATAATAAGATAAAACTAATAATCAGTCGGATGGAGTTCGGAGCCAGCTGAGCATGATAGAGACcataataatcaagaagattccagacgaactccaaaatcaaaaattaaaaaccagCCTGAAGGTTCTCAACATAAAATGCAATTTGATCCGAAGGAGGAGAGTTCACCCGACCGTCCGGATCAGAAACGAAAAGTTGATATTGCTTTGGAATATGGTACTGTTCTCGGAGCCGCTCAACAATAGATTCGGATAAGGAAGAAACTTCTATTTTCGGATCCGAGGAAAAATCATCGGTCAGATTCGCCTACCgattatctcgagaagatgaagcCTTCTTGCTTATCATTGAAAATAGAGAACTAAAGATGAAAaaagaaaactctaaaagaagaaaaaccttaaaagaagaaaaatcctAAGAGAAGGAAAGGAGAACTCGATCTGGAGCCAAAGATGACGTAAGGAATAGAACTTAGAAAGCTCCTAGTAGTGGGGCAAAACCTCCTGATAGAACCTTCTGCTGCAGAGGAAAGCAACAAATGCAAAAATAAAATCCAGATGAAAGCAACTTTGTATATAT includes:
- the LOC105054461 gene encoding LOW QUALITY PROTEIN: uncharacterized protein (The sequence of the model RefSeq protein was modified relative to this genomic sequence to represent the inferred CDS: deleted 2 bases in 1 codon) — its product is MGSGDGWAAVSMLLLCLSGFVVNAVGRQLASGDGEEKFLWNKNGGVFGHGLGGGLGFGKGGGHGFGGEFGKGGGHGFGGGFGKGGGFGGGHGLGGGVGKGGGLGGGFGKGVAMAGGGYGKGGGLGGGFGKGGGHGFGGGYGKGGGFGGGHGLGSGFGKGGGLGGGFGKGGAFGGGHGFGGGFGKGGGVGSGFGKGGGFGGGHGFGGGFGKGGGFGGGFGKGGGLGGGHGFGKGGGFGGGFGKGGGHGVGGGFGKGGGLGGGSCDGGGLCDGFGKGGSLGIGLGGRGGAGGGGGLGSGGGAG